The nucleotide sequence TCTTGATGCGTTCCAGGAGGTATTCCATCTGGTCGGCGACGGTGACCTGCTCGGCGTGGATCTCGCCGACCACGAGTTTCTCGGCGAGGCGGCGGAGGACGAGATTGAAGGTGTTCCAGATCTCGATGCGGTCGCCGTGCTTGAGCGGGCGCTCGGAGGCGGGGGCGAAGGCGGAGGCGGGGCGCGGGAGCATGTTCTGCGCGTCGAGGGACATCTGCCCGAGGGTGCCGGCGGCCTCCTTGAATTTCTTGTACTGGATCAGCTGATGGACGAGTTCCCAGCGGGGATCGAGGTCATCATCGTCGGCGTTGGGGTCGACGGCCTGCTGGTGCTTGGGCAGGAGCATGCGGCTCTTGATCTCCATCAGGGTGGCGGCCATGACGAAGAACTCGCCGGCGACCTCGATCTGGAGCTCCTTCATCGCGTAGATGACGTCCAGGTACTGCTTGGTCACCGTGGTGATCGGGATGTCGTAGATATCGAGTTCGCTCTTCCGGATGAGGAAAAGGAGCAGGTCCAGGGGACCCTCAAAGACGGGGAGTTTGATGCGATAATCGGCTTCGGCAACCACGGGGCGAGTCGAGGGCCCGGCCGGACCCGGCGCAACCGGAAAAGTGCCGCGGAGGGGACTACGTTACGGTTCCCGACACGGGCACCGGCAGCCGGCTGGCGGCGCTGCCCGGAGCGCGAGCAAGCACGCTGGCCCACCGGGACCGCGGGCGGCTAAGGCGCCTTGGCCGCCAGGCGGCGCAGGTGGAGACGGGCGAGGCCGAGTTCGACGGTCTGGACCTCGTTGGTCGCGACGCAGAGCTCAAGGTGGCGCGTGGCGGTGGGGAGGTCGCCGGCCAGAAGGGCCATGATGCCGATGAAGTAATGGGCTTCGCAGACCTGATTGT is from Lacunisphaera limnophila and encodes:
- a CDS encoding segregation and condensation protein A, yielding MVAEADYRIKLPVFEGPLDLLLFLIRKSELDIYDIPITTVTKQYLDVIYAMKELQIEVAGEFFVMAATLMEIKSRMLLPKHQQAVDPNADDDDLDPRWELVHQLIQYKKFKEAAGTLGQMSLDAQNMLPRPASAFAPASERPLKHGDRIEIWNTFNLVLRRLAEKLVVGEIHAEQVTVADQMEYLLERIKTQKSFVFSQLFAEKITLRRLVATFLAVLELTRLNKLRVQQDEAFTDIVCTAVEASEIPLETDAVPDTLPAPDEESSPTP